The genomic segment ATATGTTTAGTTTTGAGCAATTCACAAGGTCAGGTCCACCATAAGCACATTATTATCCCCCCTTGCTACTACTTCCTTGTATGGTTTCCAGTgaggaggtgggagctgggagatAACTGAGACAGAGGTTTTGttccacacagaaaaacaagtttAGGGTAAGTATTATATTGATCCTTGGCTCACATACCTCTTACTAAGAGCATTTTATGCTGCATTAGTCTGCTAAACTGTATataaaaaattgttcttttcaaATACCTGATTTGAAAACAAGTGCTTACACCAGTCTCACAGAACTCAGTACTTACCAGTGTATCACAAAAAAGGTAGATTCTATATAATACCTCTGTAACTATGTAGAAAGTAAAACCATGCATATACTCAAATGGAGTTTTTTTTATATGGCCTTGACTAAGGAAAGCTTGAAAGAATGTTAATAAACATGTTTTCCACTTTAAATATCAAAAGGACTTTATTGAACTTTTGCATCACTTGAGGCCTTGAGTACTCACCTCCATTACTGAGGCTGAAGTGCTTTTGAAGATGTGTAACATGGAACTATTGGGAGCCCAAGCAGATGTTTCCTGCATCATACTGTAAATCACAGTACAAGGGCTTGCACTGACCAGTGCTATGTGCAGGGGTCTGAGCTATGAAGAAAACCTTCGTTTTTGTTCACTTCTAGCTTGAGGAGGAGTTTGGACTGGCCAGAGTCTGTAGTTTGCCTGGGGGAGTGTGAAGGAGGACCAGGGTGCTCCTAACAATTCGTacccagctggcagcacctgcagaacCACAGCCCAGTGCTAGAACCCCGGACAAGCGGTGCCAGGTGAGGCGGTCCCAGGTGTGGTTTCTGACCGTACACTCTATGCAGCCACATACTCTGCAGTGCAGATCTGTTTTCTGGGCctggctgagagcagggaaagTTTATTTTGCACAATGAGGGACAGCAAAAGGATAATAGCAAAAGGATGATTCATCTCCAgaccactgctgccagcagccatggGGTAATGACAGCCAGTGTATTGGTATATTTTCACAAGGCAAAATTCCCCTTCAGCGTGCATATGTCTAGGTGAGTCCAAATGGGAAAATGGTTTCTGAAAAGGTAATTACTACgctgaaagatttttcttaaaataggTCCCTGCTGTTGCATATGATTATTCATTATTGTATTCCAGGAACGGTCCCCAAAATCTGAAGAGTTACAGAACCACAAACTGACCTAAACTTTTTAATATGCTCTTACGTAATTCTAGTGCCTGCAGTCAGTTGCAGACAGTTATGCTAGGAAAATTCACCaacaaatgcatttgaaaaagtaatttgaacAACACCTAATTCTTAACCAAGCAGGAGGAAACAGGTGACATAGACCTCAAGAGAGGGAAATTGGTCAGAAAGGAACAATGTCACACTAAGGTACGTGATGACAAGTACCTGgtgtgtgctgccagcagctgctctgcctctggggTGCTGCTATAGTCAATTCCATCCACTCTGGCCTTACCATAGAATCAGCTCTGGGAATATAATATCCTCATTCCTCCTGACTAGGGAGAAACAAGGTTCTGCTGTCAAAAGGTGAGTACAGCATTGTGTTCAGACACTGAGCACAACTTCACATGTGCTTTAAGAGGGAAGCAGATTTGCATCCTCTGTACCAGTTACTACTGAAAGGAatttgctctgtgctctgagtGCATTGGTCTGCTCTAACTTTGGCCCTGGGAGATCCAGTTCAGACACACAGCCACTTGGCCGTGGGAGAATATGAACACTATATATAGGAAGGTTTTAGTTAGACCCAGGTCTAGTGCCAAACAGGAGCAGGTGCAGCTGACACCAATGTTGAAGgtgtgggggaaggaggggagaacAAAGGTCCTGTCCAGAAGCACCTGACTAGTTTGAGGGCCCAGGAAGGCAAATTCACCTCCCATGATTTGGGTTCAGTGGTCCTCCCATGCCACAAGCTCCAGGGTTCACCATCACATCCCCTTGGGCCTGTATTTTTAGGAGTTCTCAGCAGAAGTAACAAATACAGGTGCAATCCTTCAAGGTAAGGGAGACCTTACATCTGCCCCTTCTCTGGGTTAGGGGAGCACATTCCCACCCTGGCTGTACTGACCTGGGCAGGCCACCACGCTCCTTTGCCAGGTCCAATGTCAAGTTGCCTTCAGCTTGTTTAGGAATGGTGCATTGGGCATTCAGAGGACAGGGGAGCCCCACACCAGAGAGCTGGATAAACATGGAATTAAGAGATGAGAAATCATCTCCTAATTTAAGATCTGCCCCAAAGACTGCCTGGCCTTTGACTAAAGTCATATTATCACACATCTTATTGTATCATACTACTTATCCTACTACTGCTGTCCTGCCAAACTTCAAACTGCACTTAGATTTCCTGCTAGCGGGGCCAGCCATGCACTGAAGGGCCTCAGAGGATTTCCTGGGTGTGAGGCAGAAAAATTACCAACAGtctgattttgtttggttggaataaatttatttcatctgTCTGTAAACAAGGTGTTTTTAATAGTTATGGCATTTTTTGAAATGCATATTAAATCAGATGAGTTAGACTGTATCCCAGATGTAACAAAgtgcagggaaagaaatggaCAAATCAGCAACAAGAATTTGTTTAAATCTGTACATTATCCACAAGGCCCAACAATAGAAGCAAATACTAGAATGTCCCTAAGGTAGTGCCAGTCAAAAGAAACCCTCAGAGTCAGTTAAAATCCATCTCACAATAGCaacagttcatttttttttttaacaatagtATGGCACAgaatacatattaaaaaattcatCACAAGACAGCCAAGTCAGTTATTCCAACCACTACCATCTCCCATTTATTCTTTAGTATACAGAGTTCTGCAGTTCTTGCAATGGACATACAGGTCAGAACAGTGCCTGAACTGAGTTTGGTTACAGACATTTTCAGATGACTCGTGCACAAGGCAGCTCACTCCATCATTTCTGCAGCAAGGGTGTGACAGGCCAGatgaagatttttaaatttgaaatggTATTTTGACAGTTTAGCTTACAAACTACCGACCTTCATCCAAACAGTGGCTTCAGAGCAGCCAAACTCTGCACCACTAAGTGATCTGGCAGAAAGACTGAAGCCAGTCATAGCTCCCAGGGTAGCTGAAGGTGGCAGTTTTCCACAATGACATTGCAgtttcatattaaaaaacaaaaacaccaccccccaccccccgaCCCCCAAGCTGCAAATTAAAATTGGTCCTATGAGAAACTGAAACCAGACACACTCCAGCTGGTTATACCAGGCTAGCTAATGGCCACAGTGGCAGCCTTGCACAAGTCAACTACAGAACAGgagctggcaaaaaaaaaaaagtgcctgaGCTATTGTAATGATGGAATGTCTGGGGAGTTCTTAGGATGGTGGTTTAAGGTCATGGGAGGAAGTACATCTGTACCCTTTCATAGTTTTGTGATTGCACTTGTTAAGTAGTACAACCTTCAGACAACATCAAGAAAAAGTAAGAGACTTAAGCCTACAGTGAAGTGCAATGACAAAACTAATGTGACATTAATAGCTTCTGAGTGGCAAATTGGTTAAACAAACCAGGCACTATAAAAATGGGTGTAAGCAAACACATGGgtttaaaaaacagaaacaaagagaggGACAGAAATGAAGATATGcacacactttttttcctcccaaccGTGCTCTGTGAAAGGAAGACTAGTGAGCTGTGACTTGCTCAAAGTGCTGAAGAGGCATTGATCAAATTAGATTGTACAATCGGCACCTTGTTTAGTATCTCAGTTGGTTTAGCTGTCAATATCATACTAATTGCTAAGACGAAGCAGAGCCTACACTTGGCATGTTCCCCTCCCAAGTTTCAAGTTATCATGCATATCATCATCATGGTGGTGCCAGATGGGCTCGGTTACCTACAGTGGTTACAGAGATGAACAAGGGGGAACTGGAGTTATGACAGTAGGAAATGGGtaaataaaaaaacacaaactACCATCTACGGTCTGGTAGCACTGAGCACAAGCGGGTGGTGCTGCAGACAGCTGCTAGGTGGATGGGGAGAGGCTGCTCAGACATCAGACCTCCTCAGGTATAAAGCCAGTTCATATGCTTTCTTGTTGAGTGTCCCTTCCATGGACACCTTCCTTTCCCATGACTATAACCAATGCTGGAGtacacaaggaaacaaaacagaaatgaaaagaattaaagggaaaaaaaaaaaaacacctttccccACCAATAAAGGGATACAAAGGAGACACAGGTTCATACCCCATCACCCTGCATTGCTAGTAAAGTTTCCAGAATGTAAGGTTTAAAGCTCACCGCCAGGAAAATTTAATAGCAATCTTCCCCTAATACTTAACAGTCTGCCTAACAACTAGAACCCAGAGTCTCTCAAGTATTTTGCCATTGAGTATGCCTTCTTATTCAATCCGCCTCCATGGACCCCTTCTTTGCCCATTACAAAGACCAagactgaaagagaaaagaaaaaaaagttttaaaaagaatgtGTTAGACATGGAAATAATGCAACTTTTAGGCAGTGCAATAAACACCCTCAAATTCAAGATTtagtatttaaatattaagCTAATTTAACAGTTTTGTTAAAACACAGATGTAGAAAGGGCTGGGGGAAAGTACAAGCTATCCTCAGGGATTTTATTTAACTGTGGAAGCTTTAAGAGTTCACTGCTGAGAAAAATGCCACCAGCTATCAAAACAGCATTACAATGCCTCTCACCATCACTCATCACCCAGCAAGGAAATCCTGGCAGCAGTTTAAACACCTGTAGGAGCAGGGGTACAGTGCATGTGCAAGTGTGACTGGAGAGTGGATAAAGAAAATTCCCATGATCTGGAACCAGAGTAACTGCCCTGATGCtggtaaaaaaccccaaaaggtgAGTTGGGCTGAGACTTTCCATGCAATAACACAGCTATAAACCACACTTTTTACATAAGACAAAACACCGGGACAATTGTCATACTGAGGCTCTCCCCACTCCCTGAATTCCAGCAAGGTGTCCCAGATTATCTGGTAAAAGGAACACTGGAGGCTCACCAGCAAGAGCCACTGTGAGCTGCCATGAGATATCCCCCAACAGGGAGGGGGACACAAGGAACACTGGGCTGCCACAGGCCAGGGACTGTTCACcaagctgggaatgctgcagccaGTCCACCTACACATGATCATACACTGGGGCCTCAGGTTGTGCCAtggaaggtttaggttggatattaggaaaacttcttcaccaaaagggttgtccagccctggcacagctgccctgtgcagtgGTTGAGTCCCcaccctggagggatttaaaagccatgtggttgtggcacttgaggacatgggttagtggtggccttggcagcactgggagaagGGTGGACTCTATGATCTcggagggcttttccaaccttaatgactctgtgattctatctCCATAGCAATTTGCTCATAAAAGCTTAAGACAGTTCTCATTGTCATTTCACAAGTCAGACCTCTGCTTGTTTCACTTCAGTGCTGCCAACCCTCTTCCTGCATGCCTGCCCTGGGCTTTAGCCTACAGacatctgctctgcctttggtTTTACACCTATTAGCAAAAGTCTTGTCACTCATGAACCTGTTCCACAGCCAGCCCAAAAATGCTAGCCCAGGTGTTCCCAACATAAGGCACACCACTACTGGACAGTACTTCATATGCCAGAGGAGTGCCTGCCCCATAACAGATTTTCCTGGAAGTTAAATGAAGAGCACAAAGGAGCAGGTGTCTGAGAATGAAGCACATTTCTCAGTGGTACCAAACTGGACAGGCTTTTTCTGCCTGGACAGACTTTAGCAGGCTCAAAAGGAAGTGCAAGAAAAGTTAATGTAGAACTTTTTAGTAGGAGCAGCTCATACATGAGATTCACATCTTTGCAGAATAAACTTTCCATCAAGCAACTTACAATGAGAAAGCTTGCAGTCACTGCCTGTCATTAACAGACCCCTCCTGAGCTCCAGGTATGAAGTGATGGAATACCAGCTAAGCCTgcttggagctgcagcctgctttttcctgcttgtCACAGAGACCTGTTAACTACTGCAcagcctggtgctgagctgggatgCAGGTGGGAACAGGGATGAGTGTAATTCTCAGTCAGAACTCAGCTAGAGCACTGCCATCCACTCCCTTGCATCATTTCCCAAAATTAGCCATTAAATACAGGAGTTTGGTTCTCCTAATAGCTGGAGTCTATGCTTAGGGTAACATTCCTAATTTAGCTATCTGAAGGTAGAGAAAAGGGTGCTTACCTCGTCCAGCTCTGCCTACAGCAACATTATATGTCGGCTCACCACCTTGACTCTTTGTCCTGATGTCCATTGTGCAGTCACCATCGACATACAGGCTATCTCTGATCACAGAGCACTTCTTTGCACCAAGGGTCAGACCATTGGTGAAGAAACCCTCTCGGTCTTTTCCTACAATCATATCTATTTCTCCTGGCTGTCAAAGGAAAGAGCTCAGAGTTAGCACGGAAGGGTATATTGCTGTAATTCCTATTTAGAACCGGTCCTGTCTCGTGTGGAGAGGCTGAGGCCGTGATTTCCCCTCGCTACCCGCAGGAAGTGCTCCAGAACACAGGGCTTTGTTAGGCGCAGTCTGCGCTGCTCCGCGGTCGCTGCGCGCGGGGGAGCCTCTGCCTCAACGATTGCGGGCCCGAGCCCGTTAAACGGCGCAGGGCGTCTGCCGGAGCCTGACCCCGGGCTGGCGCGGACTCTGTCCGCACCTGTCCCGGGAGATCAGCCCGGGGCCTGCCGCACCCGCGGCGTCAGCCCGGCTGTGGCCCGCCCGCGGGGCCCGGGCTgctcccgccgccgcggcccctCCGCCTGCCCCTCGGGGAGGGCCCCGGGCCCGGAGCCTGGGGGTGCGGCGCGGGCCCGGCCGCACCGCGGCGGCCGCAAAGTGCAGCGTCACGGCGGGCCCGGCCCCCGACCGCGGCCCaggcggccccgctccgcctcGGCCGGGACCGGGCCCGCCGcgcccggggcggggccgcgtGGGGCCGGGGGAGCCGCGCCGGCGGCCGCGCACGGCCCTTCTCTtcgggcggcggggccgcggagccgggcgggccggggggcgCGCAGGGCGGGGGAGCATCAATGGCAGAGCGCCATCTTGGCGGAGAAAACATGGagccggcggcgcggcggcgtTCGAGCCGCCTTcctccgccgcccgccccgcacCGGGCCCGCCGCCCGCACCCCCCCGCCCGGGccggccgccgcccccgcccgcgggaccggccccgcgccgctcccgaCGCGCACAAAAAGGCGGCGCGGGCGGCCGGgcccgcgcccccgcccgcAAGGTGCCCCCGTCTCCCGGCCGCGGCCCGtgggccccgctcccggccccgctcccgccggccgcgctcccgccggCCGCACTCACCGTGATGCTCTGGAAGATGCCGCCGGCCGTGGCTGCCCAGACGTACTTGGCGTCGCAGTAGCCCACAATGGCGgcctcctggcagcagccatcGCACATCAGGTTGTCCACGTAGCTCTGCCAGCCGGCCATGATCGCGGGGCGGCAGGCGAGGGCGAGCGGGCagcgggcgggccgggggcgcggggcgggcggcggtcCCGGCGG from the Camarhynchus parvulus chromosome 9, STF_HiC, whole genome shotgun sequence genome contains:
- the PFN2 gene encoding profilin-2, which gives rise to MAGWQSYVDNLMCDGCCQEAAIVGYCDAKYVWAATAGGIFQSITPGEIDMIVGKDREGFFTNGLTLGAKKCSVIRDSLYVDGDCTMDIRTKSQGGEPTYNVAVGRAGRVLVFVMGKEGVHGGGLNKKAYSMAKYLRDSGF